In the genome of Bradyrhizobium ottawaense, the window TATTTCCTCCAGAAGGAGTTAGAGTCCGGCCCGAAGAAGGACGGACAGATGAAGCGAGCAAGGTTCACGGAAGAGCAGATTATCGCGGTATTGAAGGAGCATGAGGCTGGGGCGAAGACAGCCGACCTGGCTCGCAAGCACGGTGTTTCCGAGGCGACGATCTACAATTGGAAGGCCAAATTCGGCGGCATGGACGTTTCCGAGGCGAAGCGGCTGAGGGCCCTGGAGGAGGAGAACGGGAAGCTGAAGAAGCTTCTGGCCGAGCAGATGCTCGATGCGGCCGCACTTCGCGAGCTCCTTTCAAAAAAATGGTAGGGCCCGCCGCCAAGCGCGCTGCGATCGCGCATCTGCAGGCCGTCATGAGCCTGTCGGAACGGCGGGCCTGCTCGATTGTGGGGGCGGATCGGAAGATGATCCGCTATCGCTCCAGCCGCCCGCCGGAGGCAGTTCTGCGTGGCCGATTGCGCGATCTCGCCAACGAGCGGCGGCGTTTCGGCTATCGCCGGTTGTTCGTCTTGCTGCGGCGGGAGGGCGAGCCATCGGGGATCAACCGGATCTACCGGCTTTACCGCGAGGAAGGGCTCACCGTCCGCAAGCGGCGGGCTCGCCGCAAGGCGGTGGGGACCCGGGCCCCGATCCTGGTCGAGGCGAGGCCGAACGCGCGCTGGTCGCTGGATTTCGTCCACGACCAGTTCGCCAATGGCCGACGCTTCCGCATCCTCAACATCGTCGACGACGTCACCAAGGAATGCCTGGGCGCCATTCCGGAGACGTCGATCTCGGGGCGGCGCGTGGCCCGCGAACTGACGGCAATCGTCCAGCGACGCGGCAAGCCAGGAATGATCGTGTCCGACCATGGCACCGAATTCACCTGCAACGCCATGCTCGCTTGGTGCAAGGACGCAGCCATCGATTGGCACTTCATTGCGCCGGGAAAGCCGATGCAGAACGGCTTCGTCGAGAGCTTCAATGGCCGGATGCGCGATGAGCTACTCAACGAGACCCTGTTCTTCGATCTCGATGACGCCCGCACCAAGATCGCCAACTGGGTCGCCGACTACAATCTCCAGCGTCCCCACTCGTCGCTGAAATACCTGCCCCCCGCGGCCTACGCCGCCCACCTCACCGCAACGGACGATCGGCTGCGCAACCCCGACCAGCTCCGCCGATCGTCCGTTGCTCCATCCGCGCCACTTGGCGTACAAAACCTCAAGACTCTAACTGCCGCTGGATGAAAATGCAGTGGCAGGTCACAACGCTCACGCGCGCCTCCGTCACCACATCGCAAAAGGGATGTGGGATTATCAGGCTATGCTCATGTCCCTCCAGCACGGCCAAA includes:
- a CDS encoding IS3 family transposase (programmed frameshift), with product MKRARFTEEQIIAVLKEHEAGAKTADLARKHGVSEATIYNWKAKFGGMDVSEAKRLRALEEENGKLKKLLAEQMLDAAALRELLFKKMVGPAAKRAAIAHLQAVMSLSERRACSIVGADRKMIRYRSSRPPEAVLRGRLRDLANERRRFGYRRLFVLLRREGEPSGINRIYRLYREEGLTVRKRRARRKAVGTRAPILVEARPNARWSLDFVHDQFANGRRFRILNIVDDVTKECLGAIPETSISGRRVARELTAIVQRRGKPGMIVSDHGTEFTCNAMLAWCKDAAIDWHFIAPGKPMQNGFVESFNGRMRDELLNETLFFDLDDARTKIANWVADYNLQRPHSSLKYLPPAAYAAHLTATDDRLRNPDQLRRSSVAPSAPLGVQNLKTLTAAG